Proteins co-encoded in one Corylus avellana chromosome ca9, CavTom2PMs-1.0 genomic window:
- the LOC132192063 gene encoding uncharacterized protein LOC132192063: MPQGDYIDLHRKRNGYRLDHFERKRKKEAREVHKRSEYAQKALGIKGKMFAKKRYAEKAQMKKTLAMHEESSTRRKVDDDVHEGAVPAYLLDRENTTRAKVLSNTIKQKRKEKAGKWEVPLPKVRPVAEDEMFKVLRTGKRKTKQWKRMVTKATFVGAGFTRKPPKYERFIRPSGLRFTKAHVTHPELKCTFNLEIIGVKKNPNGQMYTSLGVMTKGTVIEVNVSELGLVTPAGKVVWGKYAQVTNDPENDGCINAVLLV; this comes from the exons ATG ccGCAAGGAGATTACATAGACCTTCACAGGAAGAGGAATGGCTATCGCCTTGACCACTTCGAGCGCAAGCGCAAGAAGGAGGCTCGTGAAGTCCACAAGCGCTCTGAATATGCCCAGAAG GCGCTGGGTATTAAGGGCAAGATGTTCGCGAAGAAGCGCTATGCCGAAAAGGCCCAGATGAAGAAGAc ACTGGCTATGCATGAGGAATCGTCCACCAGGCGCAAGGTGGATGATGATGTTCATGAAGGAGCTGTTCCTGCCTATTTGCTGGATCGTGAAAACACAACTCGAGCTAAA GTTCTTAGCAATACCATTAAGcaaaagaggaaagagaaagctGGTAAATGGGAAGTCCCTCTACCCAAG GTGAGGCCTGTTGCCGAAGATGAAATGTTCAAAGTGCTCAGAACTGGTAAAAGAAAGA CCAAACAATGGAAGAGGATGGTCACAAAAGCCACATTTGTGGGAGCTGGTTTTACAAGAAAACCTCCAAAGTATGAGCGTTTCATCCGTCCTAGTGGGCTGCGGTTCACCAAAGCGCATGTGACACACCCTGAACTCAAATGCACTTTCAATCTTGAGATTATCGGAGTAAAGAAAAATCCTAATGGTCAAATGTATACCTCTCTTGGCGTGATGACAAAGGGAACTGTCATTGAG GTAAATGTCAGTGAGTTGGGTCTCGTTACACCAGCTGGGAAAGTTGTATGGG
- the LOC132191426 gene encoding receptor-like kinase TMK3: MMRRQHRSAMEPHHQNLVFPLLLSLLAVVFSATDPNDVKILNLFKQGLKNAELLKWPENDADPCGSNWPHVYCKGNRVGQIQVQNMGLIGTLPQNLNQLSMLTDLGLQKNKFTGTLPSFSGLSNLQNAYLDFNGFDTIPGDFFDGLDSLEVLALDYINFNASTRGWMFPTQLQNSAQLRNLSCMSCNLVGPLPSFLGKFSSLENLKLSGNSLTGEIPNSFGGLLLQSLWLNNQLGGGLTGPIDVVTAMSPLTSLWLHGNQFTGKIPDSIGNLTHLKDLNLNGNQLVGLIPNSLVDLPLDKLDLNNNRLMGPIPEFKANTASFNSNAFCQTTPGALCSPQVMALIEFLDGVNYPSNLVSAWSGNEPCGPPGWLGLSCGTGTEVNIINLPNFNLNGSLSPAVANLGSLTQIRLQNNNLNGPVPQNWTTLKDLTMLNLSGNNISPPLPKFSSTVNLVIDSNPLLNGNQPEGTPPATGNSPQGNNPPSAGSPKNPSSPGTGSSSNGTDASGKSSQKSNLVLVVAPVASFAVVALLVIPLSVYYCKKRKDTSEAPSSVVIHPRDPSDSDNTVKIVVANNTNGSTSTMTGSGSGSRHSSGMGESHVIDAGNLIISVQVLRNVTKNFAPENELGRGGFGVVYKGELDDGTKIAVKRMEAGVITSKALDEFQSEIAVLSKVRHRHLVSLLGYSIEDNERILVYEYMPQGALSRHLFHWKSFKLEPLSWKRRLNIALDVARGMEYLHSLAHQSFIHRDLKSSNILLGDDFRAKVSDFGLVKLAPDGAKSVVTRLAGTFGYLAPEYAVTGKITTKVDVFSFGVVLMELLTGLMALDEDRPEESQYLAAWFWRIKSDKEKLMAAIDPALDVKEETFESISTISELAGHCTAREPNQRPDMGYAVNVLSPLVEKWKPFDDDTEEYSGIDYSLPLNQMVKGWQEGKDLSYMALEDSKDSIPARPVGFAESFTSADGR; the protein is encoded by the exons ATGATGCGGCGCCAACACAGATCTGCCATGGAACCCCATCACCAAAACCTTGTCTTTCCACTCCTTCTCTCGCTCCTGGCGGTGGTTTTTAGTGCTACTGACCCCAATGACGTTAAAATTCTCAACCTGTTCAAGCAAGGGTTGAAGAACGCAGAGCTCCTCAAGTGGCCGGAGAACGACGCCGACCCATGTGGGTCTAATTGGCCGCATGTTTATTGCAAGGGTAACAGGGTTGGCCAGATTCAGGTCCAAAATATGGGATTGATCGGCACTCTGCCGCAGAACCTCAACCAGCTCTCCATGCTCACTGACCTTGGCCTCCAAAAGAACAAGTTCACCGGAACCTTACCGTCTTTCAGCGGCTTATCCAATCTGCAAAATGCGTACTTGGACTTCAACGGATTTGATACCATCCCGGGAGATTTCTTTGATGGGCTTGACAGTCTGGAGGTCTTGGCATTGGATTACATCAATTTTAATGCCAGCACTAGAGGGTGGATGTTCCCTACTCAGTTGCAGAACTCCGCCCAGTTGAGAAATCTCTCTTGCATGAGTTGCAATTTGGTGGGTCCGTTGCCAAGTTTTCTAGGGAAGTTTTCTTCTCTGGAAAACTTGAAACTTTCTGGGAACAGTTTGACCGGCGAGATTCCGAACAGTTTTGGCGGTTTGCTTTTGCAGAGTCTTTGGTTGAATAACCAGCTAGGAGGAGGGTTGACGGGTCCAATCGACGTGGTGACGGCGATGTCACCGCTTACTAGTCTCTGGCTCCACGGCAACCAGTTCACAGGGAAGATTCCGGACAGCATTGGGAATTTGACTCATCTCAAGGATCTCAATCTGAACGGTAACCAACTTGTTGGCTTAATTCCTAATAGCTTAGTTGATTTGCCTTTGGATAAGTTAGATTTGAACAATAACAGGCTGATGGGTCCGATACCGGAATTCAAAGCCAATACCGCGTCTTTTAATTCCAATGCATTTTGTCAAACAACTCCGGGGGCTCTTTGTTCCCCTCAGGTTATGGCACTTATAGAGTTCCTTGATGGGGTGAATTACCCTTCAAATCTTGTTTCTGCATGGTCTGGTAATGAGCCTTGTGGCCCTCCTGGATGGCTGGGGCTGAGTTGTGGTACCGGCACAGAGGTTAATATCATAAACTTGCCTAATTTTAATCTCAATGGTTCCTTGAGTCCTGCAGTTGCAAATTTAGGTTCTCTTACTCAAATTAGGCTTCAGAATAATAATTTGAATGGTCCTGTTCCCCAAAACTGGACTACCTTGAAAGATTTGACGATGTTGAACCTAAGTGGGAACAATATTTCCCCTCCATTGCCAAAATTCAGCAGCACTGTGAACCTTGTCATTGATAGCAACCCTCTATTGAATGGGAATCAGCCTGAGGGAACCCCCCCGGCAACGGGAAACAGTCCACAAGGAAACAACCCCCCGTCTGCCGGTTCGCCCAAAAACCCCTCTTCCCCAGGAACAGGCTCGAGTTCTAATGGCACTGATGCTTCTGGTAAAAGTTCTCAGAAGTCAAACTTGGTTTTGGTTGTGGCCCCTGTTGCAAGTTTTGCAGTTGTTGCTTTACTGGTCATACCTCTATCTGTCTACTATTGTAAGAAGAGAAAAGACACCTCCGAGGCTCCTAGTTCAGTTGTAATTCATCCAAGAGATCCATCTGATTCGGATAACACGGTCAAGATTGTTGTTGCCAATAATACCAATGGGAGCACTTCTACAATGACAGGGAGTGGCTCTGGAAGCAGACACAGCAGTGGAATGGGTGAGTCACATGTCATTGATGCTGGAAATCTGATCATATCAGTTCAAGTTCTTCGAAATGTGACAAAAAATTTTGCCCCCGAGAATGAACTTGGCCGTGGTGGCTTTGGGGTAGTTTATAAGGGAGAATTGGATGATGGTACAAAAATAGCAGTGAAAAGAATGGAGGCTGGTGTCATTACTAGCAAAGCCTTGGATGAATTCCAGTCTGAAATTGCGGTACTCTCAAAGGTCCGGCACCGTCATTTGGTATCTCTTTTGGGTTATTCTATTGAAGACAATGAGAGAATTCTTGTATATGAGTATATGCCTCAAGGGGCTCTGAGCAGGCATTTATTCCACTGGAAGAGCTTTAAACTGGAGCCTCTCTCTTGGAAGAGGAGGCTAAATATTGCCTTGGATGTTGCTAGGGGGATGGAGTATCTCCATAGTCTGGCTCACCAGAGCTTCATACACAGAGATCTTAAATCTTCAAATATCTTACTTGGGGATGATTTTAGAGCAAAAGTTTCTGATTTTGGATTGGTGAAGCTTGCTCCTGATGGGGCGAAATCCGTGGTGACCAGGCTTGCTGGGACTTTTGGATACTTGGCACCAGAATATGCAG TGACAGGGAAAATCACAACCAAAGTTGATGTCTTCAGTTTTGGGGTTGTGTTAATGGAGCTATTGACTGGGTTGATGGCACTTGATGAGGACAGGCCTGAGGAGAGCCAGTACTTAGCCGCATGGTTCTGGCGCATAAAATCAGATAAGGAAAAACTGATGGCAGCCATTGACCCAGCCCTTGATGTTAAAGAAGAAACATTTGAAAGCATCTCAACAATTTCTGAACTAGCTGGGCACTGCACTGCGAGAGAGCCCAACCAACGGCCAGATATGGGCTATGCCGTGAATGTATTGTCCCCACTTGTGGAGAAATGGAAACCCTTCGATGATGACACCGAGGAATATTCTGGCATTGATTACAGCCTTCCCCTAAACCAGATGGTGAAGGGCTGGCAGGAAGGAAAGGACTTGAGCTATATGGCTTTAGAAGATAGTAAGGATAGTATCCCAGCAAGGCCAGTCGGATTTGCAGAGTCTTTCACTTCTGCTGATGGTCGGTAA